The following coding sequences are from one Achromobacter sp. B7 window:
- a CDS encoding acetyltransferase, producing MNIRERNHGDDLALADIWLRSVRATHSFLTEKEIQGMYPQVLNTYLPSVRVWVCEDEDGDIAGFMGLTGNKVDMLFVDASKRGKGAGRRLLNFARSLHGTLLVDVNEQNPQAHGFYKHYGFVDTGRSAHDDAGRPFPIIHMKLAG from the coding sequence ATGAATATCCGAGAACGCAATCACGGCGACGACCTGGCCCTGGCGGACATCTGGCTCCGTTCGGTGCGCGCCACGCATTCCTTCCTGACCGAAAAAGAAATCCAGGGCATGTACCCGCAGGTCCTCAACACTTACCTGCCGTCCGTGCGGGTGTGGGTCTGCGAAGACGAAGACGGCGACATCGCCGGCTTCATGGGGCTGACGGGCAACAAGGTCGACATGCTGTTCGTGGATGCCAGCAAGCGCGGCAAGGGCGCGGGCCGCCGCCTGCTGAACTTTGCCCGTTCACTGCATGGCACGCTGCTGGTGGACGTCAATGAACAAAACCCGCAGGCGCATGGCTTCTACAAGCACTACGGGTTCGTCGACACCGGCCGCTCGGCGCACGATGACGCCGGCCGCCCCTTCCCCATCATTCACATGAAGCTGGCGGGCTGA
- a CDS encoding oxidoreductase-like domain-containing protein — MSTRLPTPPDDDPIPVPPEPPAPDECCNSGCIPCVYDRYDEAMENYRQALKAWRSRHEAVSPPASCE; from the coding sequence ATGAGCACCCGCCTACCGACCCCGCCCGACGACGATCCCATCCCCGTCCCGCCGGAACCGCCCGCGCCGGATGAATGCTGCAACAGCGGCTGCATCCCCTGCGTGTACGACCGGTATGACGAAGCCATGGAAAACTATCGCCAGGCCTTGAAAGCCTGGCGTAGCCGTCATGAGGCGGTCAGCCCGCCAGCTTCATGTGAATGA
- a CDS encoding GNAT family N-acetyltransferase, whose protein sequence is MRQSHLSFITQMHANADVMATMGGTRDAAASRLYLAQNVAHWLDHGYGMYVLQTREHGALAGRAGLKFTLTDEGGAIELAYAFEPDCWGRGYAVEISTALVGLGFRLLPVDTLCAVAIRSNAASRRVLEKIGMRLLGDVEAATDNANNANAKPDSNTKVRYEIHRRQWRDQQDVADANTALPSR, encoded by the coding sequence ATGCGTCAGTCGCACCTGTCGTTCATCACGCAGATGCATGCCAATGCGGACGTGATGGCCACCATGGGCGGTACGCGCGACGCCGCCGCCAGCCGGTTGTACTTGGCGCAAAACGTGGCCCATTGGCTGGACCATGGCTACGGCATGTATGTGCTGCAAACCCGGGAGCATGGCGCGTTGGCAGGGCGCGCCGGCCTGAAGTTCACGCTTACCGATGAAGGCGGCGCCATCGAGCTTGCCTACGCGTTCGAGCCGGATTGCTGGGGCCGGGGTTACGCCGTCGAGATCTCAACGGCGCTGGTCGGATTGGGTTTCAGGCTGCTGCCGGTGGACACGTTGTGCGCGGTCGCGATCCGATCCAACGCGGCATCGCGCCGGGTGTTGGAAAAGATCGGCATGCGCCTGCTTGGCGATGTGGAGGCGGCAACTGACAACGCCAACAACGCCAACGCCAAGCCCGACTCCAACACCAAGGTCCGCTACGAGATTCACCGCAGGCAATGGCGCGACCAGCAAGACGTGGCCGATGCAAATACAGCGTTGCCGTCGCGTTAA
- a CDS encoding lytic murein transglycosylase, protein MRLRSSRPRIDSPGLSRLVLAAAIIAVAGAAQAQSPASATGTRVQSAPAPAQPPLTPKRSFDDVVAEQEATKAGTATPAPAPASAPAAAPAAAAPAAAAPAAAAPAAAAPAAAAPDAAATPATATPAAAPAASGTPATAAPAAAPAAAAPTVIIPTELDTKACIAKLRKGAAANGLTVADWDKYTASAKLLPTTVASAKGQPEGRESWWDYIAKTVDDERVNDGLAVMKKVGPQLATISQQYQVDPATLVAIFGIETNYGRQIGKTDVLNAWLTRACTENKTLWEKNAYASVRLLRDGTVPADSFVGSWSGAFGMTQFIPTSFYELAADGDGDGRIDLYNSLPDALASTANHLRKRRAKWTHGLPAVVEVRVPAELAAAIPPEPDAEYVGSQDRRTIAQWAQAGLKQGDGSVLKLPSGNDEQAYLFAPTGAKGPVFLATVNFDAILHYNQSRRYGLAVSLLLNRLQGRPGIIAAWPTDDPGLSRAEIKQLQEELYGRGYDVGEADGIPGAKTRDAVRAEQERRNLPQDGRVGKRILDALKADKPDALRARPAK, encoded by the coding sequence ATGCGTCTGCGTTCTTCACGCCCTCGAATCGATTCCCCTGGCCTGTCGCGCCTTGTGTTGGCGGCGGCCATCATCGCCGTCGCGGGCGCTGCTCAGGCGCAATCGCCTGCGTCCGCCACCGGCACGCGCGTGCAGAGCGCACCTGCGCCGGCCCAGCCGCCGCTGACGCCCAAGCGCAGCTTTGACGACGTTGTTGCCGAGCAGGAAGCCACAAAGGCCGGCACCGCAACGCCCGCGCCGGCCCCCGCGTCGGCGCCCGCTGCCGCTCCGGCCGCTGCCGCTCCGGCCGCTGCTGCTCCGGCCGCTGCCGCTCCGGCCGCTGCCGCTCCGGCCGCCGCTGCTCCGGACGCCGCTGCTACGCCGGCCACTGCGACGCCCGCTGCGGCCCCCGCCGCTAGCGGGACGCCCGCTACTGCCGCGCCTGCAGCCGCGCCTGCCGCCGCCGCGCCGACGGTCATCATTCCGACCGAGCTGGACACGAAGGCGTGTATCGCCAAGTTGCGCAAGGGTGCCGCCGCCAATGGCCTGACCGTGGCGGATTGGGATAAATACACAGCCAGCGCCAAGCTTCTGCCCACTACCGTTGCGTCCGCCAAGGGCCAGCCCGAAGGGCGCGAAAGCTGGTGGGACTACATCGCCAAGACCGTGGACGACGAACGCGTCAATGACGGCCTGGCGGTGATGAAGAAGGTGGGCCCGCAACTGGCCACCATCAGCCAGCAATACCAGGTGGACCCCGCCACGCTGGTGGCGATTTTTGGTATTGAAACGAACTACGGCCGGCAGATCGGCAAGACCGACGTGCTGAACGCCTGGTTGACGCGCGCCTGCACGGAAAACAAAACGCTGTGGGAAAAAAACGCCTACGCCTCGGTGCGTCTGCTGCGTGACGGCACGGTGCCGGCGGACAGCTTCGTGGGTTCCTGGAGCGGCGCTTTCGGGATGACGCAGTTCATTCCGACGTCCTTCTACGAACTGGCCGCCGATGGCGACGGCGATGGCCGCATCGATCTTTACAATTCGCTGCCTGACGCGCTGGCGTCTACCGCCAACCATCTGCGCAAGCGCCGCGCCAAGTGGACGCATGGGCTGCCGGCCGTGGTGGAAGTGCGCGTGCCGGCCGAATTGGCCGCCGCCATCCCTCCTGAACCGGACGCGGAGTATGTGGGCTCGCAAGACCGCCGCACGATTGCCCAATGGGCGCAGGCCGGCTTGAAGCAGGGTGATGGGTCGGTGCTGAAGCTGCCGTCGGGCAATGACGAGCAAGCCTATCTGTTCGCGCCCACCGGCGCCAAGGGGCCGGTGTTTCTGGCGACGGTGAACTTTGACGCCATCCTGCATTACAACCAGTCGCGCCGTTATGGGCTGGCGGTGTCGTTGCTGCTGAACCGCTTGCAGGGCCGCCCGGGCATCATCGCGGCGTGGCCGACAGATGACCCCGGCCTGTCGCGCGCCGAGATCAAGCAGTTGCAAGAAGAGCTGTACGGCCGGGGCTACGACGTGGGCGAGGCGGACGGCATACCCGGCGCCAAGACCCGCGACGCGGTGCGCGCCGAACAGGAACGCCGCAACCTGCCGCAAGATGGCCGGGTGGGCAAACGCATTCTGGATGCGCTGAAGGCCGACAAGCCCGACGCCCTGCGCGCGCGGCCCGCGAAGTAA
- a CDS encoding MATE family efflux transporter translates to MDTPGAKRPEAASTSVGLEPGVDDHAPGGAGQSAYPQADVSRARFIAGPLGPHVLEMVLTGWASMLAVFAVEFLSLLYLGTLQDEAVMGAVGFGSMTQFTITSVCIGVTVGGAALVSRALGAGNAPRARTLAGASLILMAGSALAAGVLFLAAIGPFTAAINLAPDMREHLLSYVLITTPFAAVMGIGMMLSNLLRASGRGRQSMWVLLAGTTTVAVLDPIVIFVLDGGMQGIAWAGGVGRMATVALGGWLVFRKHRLVAWPGRAALLGDLAAIGRIALPAALTALATPAAVIFTVSTYATFGPSVMAGATVVDRVLQLAYSLYFVLPGAIGPILGQNLGAGQWDRVRQAVSLTSRWAVVYGLGAATLLALAAPWVADLFRMTGPGRELVIFFCRYGSFAWAVNSLFFVSIAVFNNLGYATYSTMIGWLRSTVGTIPFVWLGAHYGGAEGVLLGQALGFAVFSLIAMAVCLRVLRAPPVDKAQSHAA, encoded by the coding sequence GTGGATACGCCCGGCGCGAAGCGACCTGAAGCCGCATCCACCAGCGTGGGGCTTGAGCCGGGCGTAGACGACCACGCACCCGGCGGCGCCGGCCAGTCAGCGTATCCCCAGGCTGACGTCTCGCGCGCCCGTTTCATAGCGGGGCCGCTCGGGCCGCATGTGCTTGAAATGGTGTTGACCGGCTGGGCCAGCATGCTGGCCGTCTTCGCTGTGGAATTCCTGTCGTTGCTGTATCTGGGCACCTTGCAGGACGAAGCCGTGATGGGCGCGGTGGGCTTTGGGTCGATGACGCAGTTCACGATCACGTCCGTGTGCATCGGCGTCACCGTGGGCGGCGCCGCGCTGGTGTCGCGCGCACTGGGCGCGGGCAATGCGCCGCGCGCGCGCACGTTGGCCGGTGCGTCGCTCATCTTGATGGCAGGGTCCGCGCTGGCGGCCGGTGTCCTCTTTTTGGCGGCAATCGGCCCGTTCACGGCGGCGATCAATTTGGCGCCCGACATGCGCGAACACCTGTTGTCCTACGTGCTGATCACGACGCCGTTCGCAGCGGTGATGGGCATCGGCATGATGTTGTCCAACCTGCTGCGGGCATCGGGGCGCGGCAGGCAGTCCATGTGGGTGCTGTTGGCAGGCACGACGACGGTGGCGGTGCTGGATCCCATCGTCATCTTCGTGCTGGACGGCGGCATGCAAGGCATTGCGTGGGCGGGCGGGGTGGGGCGCATGGCCACCGTGGCGTTGGGCGGCTGGTTGGTGTTCCGCAAGCATCGCCTGGTGGCTTGGCCTGGGCGGGCCGCGCTGCTTGGCGACCTGGCCGCCATAGGCAGGATCGCGCTGCCGGCCGCATTGACCGCGCTGGCGACGCCAGCGGCCGTGATCTTCACCGTGTCGACCTACGCCACGTTTGGCCCCAGCGTCATGGCGGGGGCGACGGTGGTCGACCGCGTGCTGCAACTGGCTTATTCGCTTTACTTCGTGCTGCCCGGCGCGATAGGCCCCATTCTTGGACAGAACCTGGGCGCGGGCCAATGGGACCGTGTCAGGCAGGCGGTAAGCCTGACGTCGCGCTGGGCTGTGGTGTATGGCCTGGGTGCGGCGACCTTGCTGGCGCTGGCCGCGCCGTGGGTGGCCGACCTGTTCCGCATGACGGGGCCGGGGCGTGAGCTGGTGATTTTCTTTTGCCGCTACGGCAGCTTCGCCTGGGCAGTAAACAGCCTGTTCTTCGTGTCGATCGCCGTGTTCAACAACCTGGGGTACGCCACGTATTCGACGATGATCGGTTGGCTGCGGTCCACGGTAGGCACGATCCCGTTTGTGTGGCTGGGCGCGCACTATGGTGGCGCCGAGGGCGTGCTGCTGGGACAGGCGCTGGGCTTTGCGGTGTTCAGCCTGATTGCGATGGCGGTCTGCCTGCGTGTGTTGCGCGCGCCGCCGGTCGATAAAGCGCAGTCCCACGCGGCCTGA
- a CDS encoding LysR family transcriptional regulator translates to MTPFRGKLRIRHLEIVLTVSELGNLSKAAAQLHSTQSGLSRAIAEIEELVGARLFERTAKGTTCTPLGEAMCRHARLLLTDFRKAEIDLAAVSRGDEGSLTVGCFSMFAGWPVAQAARSFRQAYPRITLTIEIGTHERLIEDLDAGALDVLISRFSSTVNPQIYRSTTLLEDAVVLGCATHHPLAGVAGTTLADYVAYPWITALPGSRIRGELEMSLRQAGLAIPDMIGALSLEFGREMLLDGHYLWMLPGSVATVRQARGELVVLPARPAIKKSPLAAIWRRDRPSTRQARAFAAHLAQAIEADDIALAA, encoded by the coding sequence ATGACACCGTTCCGAGGCAAACTTCGCATCCGGCACCTGGAAATCGTGCTGACCGTCTCCGAGCTGGGCAACCTGTCCAAAGCGGCGGCGCAGCTGCACAGCACGCAATCCGGCTTGTCGCGCGCCATCGCCGAGATCGAGGAGCTGGTGGGCGCGCGCCTGTTCGAGCGCACGGCCAAGGGCACCACCTGCACGCCGCTGGGCGAGGCGATGTGCCGCCACGCCCGCCTGCTGCTGACGGATTTTCGCAAGGCAGAGATCGACCTGGCCGCCGTGTCGCGCGGCGACGAAGGCAGTCTGACCGTCGGCTGCTTCTCGATGTTTGCCGGCTGGCCGGTGGCGCAGGCGGCGCGCTCGTTTCGGCAAGCCTATCCGCGCATCACGCTGACCATCGAGATCGGCACGCACGAACGCCTGATCGAAGACCTGGACGCGGGCGCGCTGGACGTGCTGATCAGCCGATTTTCGTCCACCGTCAACCCGCAGATCTATCGTTCCACCACCTTGCTGGAAGACGCCGTCGTGCTCGGTTGCGCCACGCACCATCCGTTGGCCGGGGTGGCGGGCACGACGCTGGCTGACTATGTGGCTTACCCCTGGATCACCGCGTTGCCTGGAAGCCGTATCCGAGGCGAGCTGGAAATGTCCCTGCGCCAGGCCGGTTTGGCGATTCCGGATATGATCGGCGCCCTGTCCCTGGAGTTTGGCCGCGAAATGCTGCTGGACGGGCACTACCTGTGGATGCTGCCCGGCAGCGTGGCCACGGTGCGCCAGGCTCGCGGCGAACTGGTCGTGCTGCCCGCGCGCCCCGCGATCAAGAAGTCCCCGCTTGCCGCGATCTGGCGGCGCGACCGCCCCAGCACCCGACAGGCCCGCGCTTTCGCGGCGCATCTGGCGCAGGCCATCGAAGCGGACGACATCGCGCTGGCCGCGTGA
- a CDS encoding adenosine deaminase: MYDWLNALPKAELHLHLEGSLEPELLFQLAQRNGVALPWPDIDALRGAYNYGNLQEFLDLYYMGADVLRTEQDFYDLTWAYLLKCREQNVVHTEPFFDPQTHTDRGIPFQVVLDGISRALEDGRKQLGVSSGLILSFLRHLPEEQAMRTLEQALPFRDAFIAVGLDSSEKGFPPRLFQRVFDRARAEGLPAVAHAGEEGPPEYIWEALDLLKVLRVDHGVRAAEDPNLIARLIDEQIPLTVCPLSNTRLRVFEHMRDHNILSLLDAGVKVTVNSDDPAYFGGYVTENFQALHEHLGMTQDQAKALADNSLDARIAK, translated from the coding sequence ATGTACGACTGGCTCAACGCACTGCCCAAGGCGGAACTGCACCTGCACCTGGAAGGCTCGCTGGAACCCGAGCTGCTGTTCCAGCTGGCGCAACGCAACGGTGTTGCGCTGCCCTGGCCCGACATCGATGCGCTGCGCGGCGCCTACAACTACGGCAACCTTCAAGAATTTCTGGACCTGTATTACATGGGCGCGGACGTGCTGCGCACCGAGCAGGACTTCTACGACCTGACCTGGGCCTACCTGTTGAAGTGCCGCGAGCAGAACGTGGTGCACACCGAACCCTTCTTCGATCCGCAAACGCACACCGATCGCGGTATTCCGTTCCAGGTCGTGCTGGATGGCATCAGCCGCGCACTGGAAGACGGCCGCAAGCAGTTGGGCGTATCCAGCGGACTGATCCTGAGCTTCCTGCGCCACCTGCCCGAAGAGCAAGCCATGCGCACGCTGGAACAGGCCCTGCCCTTTCGCGACGCATTCATCGCCGTCGGCCTGGACAGCAGCGAAAAAGGTTTCCCGCCGCGTTTGTTCCAGCGCGTCTTCGACCGCGCCCGCGCCGAAGGGCTGCCCGCCGTGGCGCATGCGGGCGAAGAAGGCCCGCCCGAGTACATCTGGGAAGCGCTGGACCTGTTGAAGGTGCTGCGCGTGGACCACGGCGTGCGCGCTGCCGAAGACCCGAACCTGATCGCGCGGCTGATCGACGAACAGATCCCCCTGACCGTCTGTCCGCTATCCAACACCCGGCTACGCGTCTTCGAACACATGCGCGACCACAACATCCTGTCGCTGCTGGACGCGGGCGTGAAGGTCACCGTGAATTCGGATGATCCGGCTTATTTCGGCGGGTATGTGACCGAGAATTTTCAGGCGCTGCATGAACATTTGGGCATGACGCAAGATCAGGCGAAGGCGCTGGCGGATAACAGTCTGGATGCGCGCATCGCGAAGTGA
- a CDS encoding DUF6708 domain-containing protein codes for MARSILTPQCVGWQRDLPGPGETPVVKPSLKESGPNHVDDTYLELSRRSSSVRGVLLFAVIITGYCAVVEMPGVIFRTLLRAFASINQDVLFNLVIGLFAMALCAWISVLMYRTDVTQPRDLPIRFNRLRRKIYVYGFHMVWWKPFSHWYVTTASYDWDDVRAEVWEQWGASSSGTLMIKWGVSIAIVKPGTNEVIERFPLSTYNKDLDNLWAYVCTYMQQGPDALPPCDIEPRDANDVPAYNLALRWAPLVEWPEAMDIESRSAP; via the coding sequence ATGGCGCGTTCTATCTTGACTCCGCAATGCGTGGGATGGCAGCGCGACTTACCCGGGCCCGGCGAAACGCCTGTTGTGAAGCCGAGCCTGAAAGAAAGTGGGCCAAATCACGTTGACGATACCTACTTGGAACTTTCCAGACGTTCTTCCAGCGTACGCGGGGTGTTGCTGTTCGCCGTCATCATCACAGGCTATTGCGCAGTCGTTGAAATGCCTGGGGTCATTTTCAGAACACTCTTACGTGCTTTCGCAAGCATTAATCAAGATGTTCTGTTTAACCTGGTGATTGGGCTCTTCGCAATGGCCCTATGCGCTTGGATCAGTGTGCTCATGTATCGGACCGACGTCACGCAACCCCGCGACCTTCCCATCCGCTTCAACCGTCTCCGCCGAAAAATCTACGTCTATGGTTTCCACATGGTCTGGTGGAAACCCTTCTCCCACTGGTACGTCACCACCGCCAGCTACGACTGGGACGACGTTCGCGCGGAAGTCTGGGAGCAATGGGGAGCCTCGTCCAGCGGCACCCTGATGATCAAGTGGGGCGTCTCAATCGCCATCGTCAAGCCAGGCACGAACGAGGTCATCGAACGTTTCCCCCTCAGCACGTACAACAAAGATCTGGACAATCTCTGGGCCTATGTCTGCACCTACATGCAGCAAGGCCCCGACGCATTGCCGCCGTGCGACATCGAACCACGCGATGCGAATGACGTGCCGGCATACAACCTGGCGCTGCGTTGGGCGCCGTTGGTTGAATGGCCGGAGGCAATGGACATCGAATCGCGGAGCGCGCCGTGA
- a CDS encoding DUF6708 domain-containing protein — protein MELPRRSSTIRGILLYGVVLMGYCTVVEAPRALFTAILHALSTFSSSDLLMVLAALLVVALCIWSTVLAYRTEVTQPRDLPIRFNRLRRKIYVYGFHMVWWKPFSHWYVTTASYDWDDVRAEVWEQWGASSSGTLMVTWGVSIAIVKPGTNEVIERFHLSTYNKDLDNLWAYVCTYMQQGPDALPPCDVEPRDANDVPAYNLALRWAPLVEWPEAMDIESRSAP, from the coding sequence TTGGAATTGCCCAGGCGTTCGTCCACCATTCGTGGAATTTTGCTGTACGGGGTGGTCTTAATGGGTTATTGCACCGTCGTTGAGGCGCCACGCGCCCTTTTTACGGCGATTTTGCACGCGCTATCAACTTTTAGTTCATCCGATCTGCTTATGGTTCTGGCCGCGCTGCTCGTCGTGGCGCTATGCATCTGGAGCACCGTGCTTGCGTATCGAACCGAAGTCACTCAACCCCGCGACCTCCCCATCCGGTTCAACCGTCTTCGCCGAAAAATCTACGTCTACGGTTTCCACATGGTCTGGTGGAAGCCTTTCTCCCACTGGTACGTCACCACCGCCAGCTACGACTGGGACGACGTTCGCGCGGAAGTCTGGGAGCAATGGGGTGCCTCGTCCAGTGGCACCCTGATGGTCACGTGGGGTGTCTCAATCGCCATCGTCAAACCCGGTACGAACGAAGTTATCGAACGCTTCCACCTCAGCACCTACAACAAGGACCTGGACAATCTCTGGGCCTATGTCTGCACCTACATGCAGCAAGGCCCCGACGCCTTGCCGCCGTGCGACGTCGAACCACGCGATGCGAATGACGTGCCGGCATACAACCTGGCGCTGCGTTGGGCGCCGTTGGTTGAATGGCCGGAGGCAATGGACATCGAATCGCGGAGCGCGCCGTGA